The proteins below come from a single Micromonospora citrea genomic window:
- a CDS encoding helix-turn-helix transcriptional regulator, whose product MSHPAARVLGMLELLQSHHRLTGAELARRLGVDERTVRRYAATLADLGIPVAAERGRHGGYRLRPGYKLPPLMLTDDEAVAVLLGLAAAERLGLGTEEPATATALAKIRRVLPPALGDRLAAVQEHLGFTLRRSATEARPATGTLLTLGAAARHRRRVRLDYRSWSGTATRRGLDPYGLVFHAGRWYVTGHDHLRGEVRTFRLDRIDAVETGEETFTVPDGFDPVAHVTRSLAGVPYAHEVEVVLEVDLATARRRIPPSVAELSADAGGVLLRARAENLDGMARLLAGLGWPFTVRHPDALRAAVAEHARRLADWAGRTPG is encoded by the coding sequence GTGTCACATCCCGCCGCCCGGGTGCTCGGGATGCTGGAGCTGCTCCAGAGCCACCACCGGCTCACGGGGGCCGAGTTGGCCCGCCGGCTGGGCGTCGACGAGCGCACCGTGCGGCGCTACGCGGCAACCCTGGCCGACCTGGGCATCCCGGTGGCCGCCGAGCGGGGCCGCCACGGCGGCTACCGGCTGCGCCCCGGCTACAAGCTGCCACCGCTGATGCTCACCGACGACGAGGCGGTGGCGGTGCTGCTCGGCCTGGCCGCCGCCGAGCGGCTCGGGCTGGGCACCGAGGAGCCGGCCACGGCCACCGCGCTGGCCAAGATCCGCCGGGTGCTCCCGCCCGCGCTGGGCGACCGGCTGGCCGCCGTGCAGGAGCACCTCGGCTTCACGCTGCGTCGCTCCGCGACGGAGGCCCGCCCGGCCACCGGGACGCTGCTCACCCTCGGGGCGGCGGCGCGGCACCGGCGGCGGGTGCGCCTGGACTACCGGTCCTGGTCCGGCACGGCCACCCGGCGGGGACTCGACCCGTACGGCCTGGTCTTCCACGCCGGCCGGTGGTACGTCACCGGGCACGACCACCTGCGCGGGGAGGTGCGCACGTTCCGGCTCGACCGGATCGACGCGGTGGAGACGGGGGAGGAGACCTTCACCGTGCCCGACGGGTTCGACCCGGTGGCCCACGTGACCCGCTCGCTGGCCGGCGTGCCGTACGCCCACGAGGTCGAGGTGGTGCTGGAGGTGGACCTGGCGACCGCCCGCCGTCGCATCCCGCCGAGCGTGGCGGAGTTGTCGGCCGACGCCGGCGGGGTGCTGTTGCGTGCCCGCGCCGAGAACCTGGACGGCATGGCCCGACTGCTGGCCGGGCTGGGGTGGCCGTTCACCGTGCGGCACCCCGACGCGCTGCGCGCCGCCGTCGCCGAGCACGCCCGCCGGCTGGCCGACTGGGCCGGGCGTACGCCGGGCTGA